The Equus caballus isolate H_3958 breed thoroughbred chromosome 12, TB-T2T, whole genome shotgun sequence genome contains a region encoding:
- the FAM111A gene encoding serine protease FAM111A, producing MSPKKRRSQKIPFDKKSNMKIDNYFSQVNKKEQNNSSISQMKTGSRKGPKDISNTQAQGPKDQTVPLNKTIYVTLDVNHKKNKKMKHELTHNERDSLYVALNTLKAVKEEIETQQGKEMLVRGTEGIEGYINLGMPLSCFPENCHVVLRFAQSKQKEENQVFGRHDEVSADCVKFYIHAIGKRKKRIVKRGELHKEGCKLCIYAFKGETIKDALCKDGRFLSCLENDDWKLIKNLDSILENTQPVDDLEGKLFQIEVEKRMGSRAAAALNPELEEVNTCVLSEEIVDQYPSLKREREKIRENFEKEMKKIKGKTSLFKLHKTNFGKLTKNSTLVKVHKLLSHLSNSIGYISWDNNGNMGSATCFVFRGLFIFTCRHVINNIVGQGIEPSKWADIVGQCVRVTFGYEGLPEKEENCFFVEPWFEISDETLDYAVLKLKENGQKVPSGLYNGISPTPAGGLLYIIGHPNGEAKSTDACAVIPQGQRVEKCQENLQAREAQGCDYAREWIHMFTQSSFQEVVYNRDVITYETSFFWGSSGSPVFDSKGSLLAMHTAGFPYLYPNTVPTIIEFGPTLESILLDIKQNHGAWYEELCINQQDVEMLSDED from the exons ATGAGCCCTAAGAAGCGCAGGTCACAGAAGATCCCATTTGATAAAAAGAGTAATATGAAAATTGATAACTATTTTTCTCAG gtcaataaaaaagaacagaataattCCAGTATTTCTCAAATGAAGACGGGCTCTAGAAAAGGTCCAAAAGATATCTCTAACACCCAGGCTCAAGGACCCAAAGACCAGACTGTGCCCCTAAATAAGACAATTTATGTTACCTTGGATgtaaatcacaagaaaaacaaaaagatgaaacaCGAGCTCACACATAATGAGAGGGATAGCTTATACGTGGCACTCAACACTCTTAAGGCTGTCAAAGAAGAGATAGAAACTCAGCAAGGCAAAGAAATGCTGGTGCGAGGCACAGAAGGAATTGAAGGATATATAAACCTGGGAATGCCTCTCAGTTGTTTTCCGGAAAACTGTCACGTGGTACTTAGATTtgcccaaagtaagcagaaagaagagaaccaGGTATTTGGCCGGCATGACGAGGTATCTGCTGACTGTGTCAAATTTTATATTCATGCAattgggaagaggaaaaaaaggattgTCAAACGCGGGGAACTTCACAAAGAAGGGTGCAAACTCTGCATCTATGCTTTCAAAGGAGAAACCATCAAGGATGCTCTGTGCAAGGATGGCAGGTTTCTTTCCTGTCTGGAGAATGATGATTGGAAACTCATTAAAAACTTGGACTCCATTTTAGAAAACACACAACCTGTTGATGACTTAGAAGGCAAGCTCTTTCAGATCGAGGTTGAAAAAAGAATGGGCtccagggcagcagcagctctgaatCCTGAGTTAGAGGAAGTAAACACTTGTGTGTTGAGTGAAGAAATTGTGGACCAGTACCCCAGTTTGAAAAGAGAACgtgaaaaaatcagagaaaattttgagaaagaaatgaaaaaaataaaggggaaaactTCATTATTTAAATTGCATAAAACAAACTTTGGGAAACTGACAAAAAACTCTACTCTGGTTAAAGTACACAAACTTCTTTCTCATCTCAGTAACTCAATTGGGTACATATCCTGGGACAACAATGGAAATATGGGCTCTGCCACCTGCTTTGTTTTTAGAGGGttgttcattttcacttgtcGACATGTAATAAATAACATTGTGGGACAAGGTATAGAGCCAAGTAAGTGGGCAGACATAGTTGGTCAGTGTGTGAGAGTGACATTTGGTTATGAAGGGctcccagaaaaagaagagaattgctTTTTTGTTGAACCTTGGTTTGAGATATCTGATGAAACTCTTGATTATGCTGTTCTGAAACTGAAGGAAAATGGACAGAAAGTACCTTCGGGACTGTATAATGGAATTTCTCCCACACCTGCTGGTGGGCTGCTGTATATTATTGGCCACCCAAATGGAGAGGCAAAGTCTACTGATGCTTGTGCTGTGATCCCTCAAGGTCAGCGAGTAGAGAAATGTCAGGAAAATCTTCAGGCTAGAGAAGCACAGGGTTGTGATTATGCTAGGGAGTGGATCCATATGTTCACTCAAAGTAGTTTCCAGGAAGTAGTTTACAACCGTGATGTGATTACCTATGAGACCTCTTTTTTTTGGGGGTCTTCTGGCTCCCCAGTGTTTGATTCAAAAGGTTCATTGCTGGCCATGCATACTGCTGGCTTCCCTTATTTGTACCCAAACACAGTTCCCACTATCATTGAGTTTGGCCCTACTCTCGAATCCATCCTCCTTGATATTAAGCAAAATCATGGAGCATGGTATGAAGAACTATGTATAAATCAGCAAGATGTAGAAATGTTGAGTGATGAGGATTGA
- the FAM111B gene encoding serine protease FAM111B: MNSMKPEENKSFSATGNDQSTRPKVSEDVVKQTCSGTPVDHSLVDTREGSGTVKLKSEVIKQETSHEIQNPNLSTNKKCCFTFTLNDSSRKSDRSIFTTYGELNENIYSALKANDNFSERMENHFNKNIIAYEEKTIEGYVNLGMPLKCLPKGSHFKITFGQRKSNQEEDDQILRQCENPNIECILFHIVAVGKSIKKILKIKELHERGSTLCIYALKGETIKEALCKDGRFRSDLDKFEWKLMEGHNKIHGKQSMVDEVSEKVLEMDIFKKRSVRKGTCRKIKRENENATDEISPSHPIQNKIKVHEQEKDATTEDAEHNREEILPPQSLGHDIEGKKCRTIVRVRHYYNNNFNRRYREKISRVRQRPHKAVHFAIDEDIQRKAINLLIKNFQMLDQVIMHQYPNFNEEALRIRKYFREEQKKTKLSTFKQFNIYKKNFGKVTKNSTSVATCEHLIHLSKSVGFMTWNNNGNRGTGTCFVFNDGYIFTCRHVVHLMVGEGTDPSLWPDIISKCAKVTFTYKTFYPTDSNWYSLEPWFAVSDATLDYAILKLRENGTGFPPGLFGQISPPPSHGLIYLIGHPESEIKTIDGCAVIPGDQRLSRYPEHHQDEVVGPNAATYSAFSMFTQRSFPSEVWRSDTLSYDTCFSSGSSGSPVFNESGKLVAVHSFGHFYKCGNVVHALIEFGYSMQSILCDIKQKNESFYKLLNEEKNENQNEDKNNKQELSLQDQQVEPMEH; encoded by the exons ATGAATTCCATGAAGCCTGAAGAGAACAAGTCATTCAGTGCTACAGGAAATGACCAGAGTACCAGACCTAAAGTTTCAGAG gatGTCGTGAAGCAGACATGTTCTGGCACACCTGTTGATCATTCTCTAGTTGACACAAGAGAGGGTAGTGGCACCGTTAAGCTTAAAAGTGAAGTTATTAAGCAAGAAACATCCCATGAAATTCAGAACCCAAATCTGAGCACCAATAAAAAATGTTGTTTCACCTTTACTTTGAATGACAGCTCCAGGAAATCAGACCGTAGTATATTTACAACATATGGTGAACTCAATGAGAATATCTACTCAGCTTTGAAAGCTAATGACAATTTCAGTGAAAGGATGGAGAATCATTTTAATAAGAACATTATTGCTTatgaagaaaaaacaatagaaggATATGTAAATTTAGGAATGCCTCTCAAGTGCCTACCTAAAGGTTCCCATTTTAAAATAACGTTTGGTCAAAGAAAGAGTAACCAGGAAGAAGATGATCAGATATTACGCCAATGTGAAAATCCAAACATCGAATGCATTCTTTTTCACATTGTTGCTGTTGGGAAGTCAATAAAGAAGATTCTTAAGATCAAGGAACTTCATGAAAGAGGAAGTACACTTTGTATCTATGCCTTGAAGGGTGAGACTATCAAAGAAGCCCTGTGCAAGGATGGCCGATTTCGGTCTGACCTAGACAAATTTGAATGGAAACTAATGGAAGGTCATAATAAAATTCATGGAAAACAGTCCATGGTGGATGAAGTATCTGAAAAAGTCTTAGaaatggacatttttaaaaaaagatctgtcAGAAAAGGTACCTGTAGAAAAATTAAACGGGAGAATGAAAATGCCACTGATGAAATCAGTCCCTCGCATCCGATACAGAATAAGATCAAGGTCCATGAACAAGAGAAAGATGCAACGACTGAAGATGCAGAACACaacagagaagaaattctgccaCCTCAGAGTCTAGGGCATGATATTGAAGGTAAAAAATGCCGGACTATTGTCAGAGTTAGGCATTATTACAACAATAATTTCAACAGAAGATATAGGGAGAAAATCTCACGAGTTAGGCAAAGGCCCCATAAGGCTGTGCATTTTGCTATTGATGAGGATATCCAGAGGAAGGCAATTAATCTCTTGATAAAGAATTTCCAAATGTTGGACCAAGTTATAATGCATCAATATCCGAATTTTAATGAAGAGGCACTCCGGATAAGAAAGTATTTTCGGGaagagcagaaaaaaacaaaactgtcaacGTTTAAACAAttcaacatatataaaaaaaactTCGGAAAAGTGActaaaaattctacttcagttgCCACCTGTGAACATCTTATTCATCTTAGTAAGTCAGTTGGGTTCATGACGTGGAACAATAATGGAAACAGGGGCACAGGTACTTGCTTTGTCTTCAATGATGGTTATATCTTTACCTGTCGACATGTTGTACATCTTATGGTGGGAGAAGGCACAGATCCAAGTTTGTGGCCAGATATAATAAGCAAATGTGCAAAAGTAACTTTCACTTATAAAACGTTCTATCCTACTGATAGCAATTGGTATTCCCTTGAGCCATGGTTTGCAGTGTCTGATGCAACTCTAGATTATGCCATTTTAAAACTAAGAGAAAATGGAACTGGATTTCCTCCAGGCCTATTTGGACAAATTTCCCCTCCACCATCTCATGGTTTGATTTACTTAATTGGTCACCCAGAAAGCGAGATCAAGACAATAGATGGTTGTGCTGTGATTCCTGGAGATCAGCGGTTAAGCAGGTACCCAGAGCATCATCAAGATGAGGTGGTAGGACCCAATGCTGCCACTTACAGTGCTTTCTCTatgtttacccaaaggagtttcCCATCAGAAGTTTGGAGAAGTGACACACTTAGCTATGATACTTGTTTTTCTAGTGGGTCCTCTGGCTCCCCGGTGTTTAATGAATCTGGCAAATTGGTTGCTGTACATTCCTTCGGTCATTTTTATAAGTGTGGCAATGTGGTGCATGCCCTCATTGAATTCGGCTATTCTATGCAGTCAATTCTTTGTGatattaaacagaaaaatgagagcttttataaattattaaacgaagagaaaaatgagaatcaaaatgaagacaaaaataacaaacaagAGTTGTCACTTCAAGATCAGCAGGTGGAACCCATGGAACATTAG